In Pseudomonadota bacterium, the following proteins share a genomic window:
- a CDS encoding Maf family protein, translating to MFQVKEGDSIILASESTRRVDILRTLGISFSIIPPNIDERRKKDELPKDFVLRVSYEKAHKVGNLFPDKWVIGADTVVVLKGKILGKPKNDSDAFNMLKILSGKWHRVITGYCVLNISRNITYRDAVETRVYVKGLSDDEIKRYIKTSEPFDKAGSYAVQGKGGYMVKEIKGSYANVVGLPICEVAEALLSLGVLS from the coding sequence ATGTTTCAAGTCAAAGAAGGCGATTCAATCATACTGGCAAGCGAGTCAACCCGCAGGGTCGATATCTTAAGAACCCTGGGCATATCATTCTCCATTATACCCCCGAACATTGATGAGCGAAGAAAGAAGGATGAACTGCCGAAGGATTTTGTGCTAAGGGTATCTTATGAAAAGGCACATAAAGTTGGAAACCTCTTTCCTGATAAGTGGGTTATCGGTGCTGATACGGTAGTGGTATTGAAGGGCAAGATACTGGGAAAGCCGAAGAATGACAGCGATGCATTCAATATGCTGAAGATTCTGAGCGGAAAGTGGCACCGGGTTATTACGGGTTATTGCGTCCTTAACATATCCAGAAACATAACATACAGGGATGCAGTTGAGACAAGGGTTTATGTAAAGGGTTTGTCTGACGATGAGATTAAACGGTATATAAAAACATCCGAACCTTTTGATAAGGCCGGCTCATACGCCGTCCAGGGCAAGGGCGGTTACATGGTAAAAGAGATAAAAGGATCATACGCAAATGTTGTTGGCCTGCCCATATGCGAAGTTGCAGAGGCGCTATTGTCGTTGGGTGTGCTTTCGTAA
- a CDS encoding YggS family pyridoxal phosphate-dependent enzyme: MQNIGDAIKTVQEKIEKACARSGRSASEVRLIGVTKRVDIGRIKEAMACGLKDFGENYIQEAKKKIEEITPCEEISWHMIGHIQTNKVKFLPGMFGYIHSVDRWELAELLDRYGKEMNVLFELNLSGEATKQGTTVDNLKRMLERVNQLKNIKPVGLMTMAPFVDDPEEVRGVFKGLGETLHEANREFLLNMTELSMGMSSDFEV; the protein is encoded by the coding sequence ATGCAGAACATTGGCGATGCAATAAAAACAGTACAGGAAAAGATTGAAAAGGCGTGCGCCAGATCCGGAAGGTCTGCATCAGAAGTACGTTTAATTGGTGTGACAAAAAGAGTGGATATTGGTAGAATAAAGGAAGCCATGGCGTGCGGTTTGAAAGATTTTGGTGAAAATTATATCCAGGAAGCAAAAAAGAAGATCGAAGAGATTACCCCTTGCGAAGAGATAAGCTGGCATATGATTGGCCATATACAGACAAATAAGGTAAAATTTCTGCCGGGCATGTTCGGTTATATTCACTCTGTTGACCGATGGGAACTTGCTGAATTGCTTGATAGATACGGTAAGGAGATGAATGTGTTATTCGAATTGAATCTCTCAGGCGAAGCCACCAAACAGGGCACTACCGTGGATAACCTGAAGCGGATGCTTGAAAGGGTAAATCAGTTGAAAAACATCAAGCCTGTCGGACTCATGACGATGGCGCCCTTCGTAGATGACCCGGAAGAGGTAAGGGGCGTGTTCAAGGGACTCGGGGAAACGCTGCATGAGGCAAACAGAGAGTTTTTGTTAAACATGACTGAGCTATCCATGGGAATGTCTTCTGATTTTGAGGTA